The uncultured Methanobrevibacter sp. genome includes a window with the following:
- a CDS encoding NAD(P)-dependent glycerol-1-phosphate dehydrogenase, translated as MSNRKIQMPREVYIDPGIIKDTGEICKSLHLDKKILIVTGNHTYEAGAKPAIESLEKAGIEWDVIKVNNATYDSIAEVEELITSDTTVLGIGGGKIIDVAKLSSHNKGVYFVSMPTTASHDGIVSPLASIKDPNTSTSAKAQSPIAVIADTEIIAQSPFRLLSAGCADLIANFTAIKDWELAHRLKNEPISESAAALSIMSAHLITDNVANIKPNLEASARIVMKSLFSGGMAISIAGSSRPASGSEHLFSHALDKILDKPALHGEQCGIGTILMMYLHGGDWKAIKDTLKAVQAPTTAQEVGISEEDIIEALVMAHKIRPERYTILGDNGISKEAAYELAYKTEVI; from the coding sequence ATGAGCAATAGGAAAATACAAATGCCTCGTGAAGTTTACATTGATCCGGGTATTATAAAAGATACGGGAGAAATTTGTAAGTCTTTGCATTTGGATAAAAAGATTTTAATCGTTACAGGCAATCATACATATGAAGCAGGTGCAAAACCTGCAATAGAAAGCCTTGAAAAAGCAGGCATTGAATGGGATGTTATTAAAGTCAACAATGCAACATACGATTCAATTGCCGAAGTTGAAGAATTGATTACTTCAGACACTACTGTTTTAGGCATTGGTGGAGGAAAAATAATCGATGTAGCCAAGCTATCTTCACATAATAAGGGTGTTTATTTTGTTTCCATGCCAACAACAGCTTCACATGATGGTATTGTATCTCCTTTAGCTTCAATTAAAGACCCTAATACTTCAACATCTGCTAAAGCACAGTCTCCAATAGCTGTAATTGCCGATACTGAAATTATTGCACAATCCCCATTCAGACTGCTGTCTGCAGGATGTGCTGATTTGATTGCAAATTTTACAGCCATTAAAGATTGGGAATTGGCTCATAGGCTAAAAAATGAACCTATCAGTGAATCAGCAGCTGCACTGTCAATCATGTCGGCGCATTTAATCACTGATAATGTGGCCAATATAAAGCCAAATCTTGAGGCAAGTGCAAGAATAGTCATGAAATCATTGTTCAGTGGTGGAATGGCTATCAGCATTGCAGGTTCATCACGTCCAGCCAGCGGGTCAGAACATCTGTTCTCACATGCATTGGATAAGATTTTGGATAAGCCTGCATTGCACGGTGAGCAATGTGGTATTGGAACTATTCTGATGATGTATCTTCATGGGGGAGATTGGAAGGCAATAAAAGATACACTTAAAGCTGTACAAGCACCAACAACCGCCCAGGAAGTGGGAATATCAGAAGAAGACATAATTGAGGCATTGGTGATGGCTCATAAAATCAGGCCTGAAAGATATACTATTTTAGGTGATAATGGAATTTCAAAAGAAGCGGCATATGAATTGGCTTATAAAACAGAGGTGATTTAG
- a CDS encoding ABC transporter permease, with product MFDNYNNRFVPIILPIILIFFWYLITNGLGLFSSYILPGPIDVINSAWVVIQNGKLLTNTIDTLFKVFAGLILASLVAIPLGILLGWYKTLEDLCTFVISVLRPIPPVAWIPFSILWFGIGTVPAVFIIFMGCVFPILVYTTDGVKRTDKVLVESAQTLGATDWNVLRRVVLPSAVPYVVSGLKVGIGIALMCTISAEMIGSSSGLGYMILTATNLFDTGTTVVGMLVIGLIGLIFDFIFTRIQNRIFW from the coding sequence ATGTTTGATAATTATAATAATAGGTTTGTCCCAATAATTTTACCGATAATTTTAATATTTTTTTGGTATTTGATAACTAATGGTTTGGGATTGTTTTCTTCATATATCTTGCCGGGACCTATTGATGTAATCAATTCTGCATGGGTAGTTATTCAAAATGGAAAATTGCTCACTAATACTATTGATACATTATTTAAAGTATTTGCTGGTTTAATTTTGGCATCTTTAGTGGCTATTCCTCTTGGGATTTTACTTGGGTGGTATAAGACTTTGGAAGATTTATGTACTTTTGTAATAAGTGTTTTAAGACCAATCCCTCCTGTTGCATGGATTCCATTTTCAATTTTATGGTTTGGAATAGGAACCGTTCCTGCAGTATTCATTATATTTATGGGATGTGTATTCCCTATTTTGGTATATACTACTGATGGTGTTAAAAGAACTGATAAAGTTTTAGTGGAATCAGCTCAAACTCTTGGGGCTACTGATTGGAATGTTTTAAGACGTGTGGTTTTACCTTCTGCAGTTCCTTATGTCGTATCTGGTTTAAAGGTAGGTATTGGTATTGCATTGATGTGTACTATTTCAGCTGAAATGATTGGTTCAAGTAGCGGTTTAGGTTATATGATTTTAACTGCAACAAACCTGTTTGATACTGGTACTACTGTTGTAGGTATGCTTGTAATTGGTTTAATTGGACTTATATTTGACTTTATATTTACAAGAATTCAAAATAGGATATTTTGGTAG
- the proS gene encoding proline--tRNA ligase — translation MVENFDEWFHDILENANITDSRYPIKGMAVWMPYGFQIRKHSMNIIKKLLDKDHEEVLFPMLVPETELAKEGIHVKGFEDEVYWVTKGGQTDLNEHLALRPTSETAIYPMYSLWIRTHIDLPIKMYQIVNTFRYETKHTRPLIRVREITTFKEAHTAHATKEESDEQIQDFIEIYKEFFDDLGLPYLISKRPEWDKFPGADYTMAFDVIMPNGKTLQIGTIHNLGQTFAKTFDITFEDKDGQHKLVYQTCAGLSDRVIASVIGIHGDDKGLRLPPKVSPNQVTIIPILFKKGKEEVLAKCAEIKEQLEAEGIRVNLDDRDIRPGKKFNDWELKGTPIKLELGPRDLENNITIAMRRDEEEKIEIPLDDALADNIIELLNKSQDNLSQIAWDFQAEHVKFTENIDEISELVEAGNVVKFYWCGDEAIGKEIEEKTGYDILGIQEEVSEGKCIASDNDAKYIALIAKTY, via the coding sequence ATGGTGGAAAATTTTGATGAATGGTTTCATGATATTTTAGAAAATGCAAATATTACTGATTCAAGATATCCTATTAAAGGAATGGCAGTATGGATGCCATACGGTTTTCAAATAAGAAAACACTCCATGAACATTATAAAAAAATTATTGGATAAGGACCACGAAGAAGTATTATTCCCAATGCTTGTACCTGAAACTGAACTTGCAAAAGAAGGAATTCACGTAAAAGGATTTGAAGATGAAGTATATTGGGTTACAAAAGGAGGGCAAACTGATTTAAATGAACATTTAGCCTTAAGACCTACAAGCGAAACAGCAATTTATCCGATGTATTCATTATGGATTAGAACACATATTGACCTTCCAATCAAAATGTATCAAATCGTAAATACATTTAGATACGAAACAAAACACACAAGACCATTGATTCGTGTAAGAGAAATTACAACATTTAAAGAAGCCCATACTGCACATGCAACTAAAGAGGAATCCGATGAACAAATCCAAGACTTTATTGAAATTTACAAAGAATTCTTTGATGATTTGGGTCTCCCATATTTAATTTCTAAAAGACCAGAATGGGACAAATTCCCAGGAGCAGACTACACTATGGCCTTTGATGTAATAATGCCAAACGGAAAAACATTACAAATTGGTACAATCCACAATTTAGGTCAAACTTTTGCAAAAACATTTGACATTACCTTTGAAGATAAAGACGGTCAACACAAACTCGTCTATCAAACATGTGCAGGATTATCAGATAGGGTAATCGCATCAGTTATTGGAATTCACGGAGATGACAAAGGTTTACGCTTACCACCAAAAGTATCACCGAACCAAGTTACAATAATCCCAATTTTATTTAAGAAAGGAAAAGAGGAAGTTCTTGCAAAATGTGCTGAAATAAAGGAACAATTGGAAGCTGAAGGCATTAGAGTTAACCTTGATGACAGAGACATCAGGCCTGGTAAAAAATTCAATGATTGGGAATTGAAAGGAACTCCAATCAAACTTGAACTAGGTCCACGTGATTTGGAAAACAATATTACCATAGCCATGAGAAGGGATGAGGAAGAAAAAATAGAAATTCCATTGGATGATGCACTAGCAGATAATATCATTGAATTATTAAATAAATCACAAGACAACCTTTCACAAATCGCATGGGATTTCCAAGCCGAACACGTCAAATTCACAGAAAACATAGATGAAATTTCAGAGCTTGTTGAAGCTGGAAACGTAGTCAAATTCTACTGGTGCGGAGATGAAGCAATCGGTAAGGAAATCGAAGAAAAAACAGGTTATGACATTTTAGGTATTCAGGAAGAAGTATCTGAAGGCAAATGTATAGCCAGCGACAACGATGCAAAATACATTGCTTTAATAGCTAAAACTTACTAG
- the thiD gene encoding bifunctional hydroxymethylpyrimidine kinase/phosphomethylpyrimidine kinase: protein MIVMSIAGVDPSAGAGVFADLKTFQAIGVYGTGIVTALTAQNPYKFFSTLPVSEDYITEQIDAVMDSYDVEFIKTGMLYSPEIIKLVSKKIKEYDLKAVVDPVMVATSGGDLTQQDIAKALNKYLLPNSILTTPNIAEAEKLTGLKINSREDAIKACEKIVCDSLITGGHLDGINTININGETLIEKQELIETDNLHGTGCNLSSAIVAYLAKDNDLKTSILKSLDYVYEGIKNGNYGTLIAKI from the coding sequence ATGATTGTAATGAGCATAGCTGGTGTTGACCCTTCTGCCGGAGCAGGTGTTTTTGCAGATTTAAAGACATTTCAGGCAATTGGTGTTTATGGAACCGGCATCGTAACAGCTCTAACCGCACAAAATCCCTATAAATTCTTTTCAACATTGCCTGTCAGTGAAGACTACATTACTGAGCAAATTGATGCAGTAATGGATTCATATGATGTCGAATTTATAAAAACAGGAATGTTATATTCCCCGGAAATAATCAAATTAGTTTCCAAAAAAATCAAGGAATATGACTTAAAGGCTGTGGTAGATCCAGTCATGGTTGCAACATCCGGCGGAGACTTAACCCAACAGGACATTGCAAAGGCATTGAACAAATATCTGCTTCCAAACTCCATTTTAACAACACCAAATATTGCAGAAGCCGAAAAGTTAACCGGCTTAAAAATTAATTCAAGGGAAGATGCTATTAAAGCCTGTGAAAAAATAGTTTGCGATAGCCTCATTACCGGAGGACATTTGGATGGAATAAACACCATCAACATAAATGGCGAGACCCTGATTGAAAAACAGGAATTAATAGAAACAGATAATTTGCATGGAACAGGCTGTAATTTATCATCAGCAATTGTTGCATATTTAGCAAAAGATAATGATTTAAAAACAAGTATTTTAAAATCCCTCGATTATGTCTATGAAGGGATAAAAAATGGAAATTACGGAACTTTAATAGCTAAAATATAA
- a CDS encoding ABC transporter ATP-binding protein, producing the protein MSIEVKNINKSFEGKKSDKLSVLEDINLTINDGELVCLLGPSGCGKTTLLRLIAGLDQPTSGEIVANDEVVKKPSGDRAVIFQQYSLFPWLTVLQNVTFGLEMTKKGSKEENIAAAERYLTSVGLIDFKDSYPHELSGGMKQRVAIIRSLLNHSPILLMDEPFSALDMQNRHKLQEQLIGVWKRFENTIVFVTHDVDEAVYLADKIVIMDKNPGKIATIVDVNIERPRKRESEEFIALQESIVEGLDMGD; encoded by the coding sequence ATGTCAATTGAGGTAAAAAATATTAATAAATCCTTTGAAGGTAAAAAATCAGATAAATTATCTGTTTTAGAGGATATTAATTTAACTATTAATGATGGGGAGTTAGTTTGCCTTTTAGGACCATCAGGATGTGGTAAAACAACTCTTTTAAGATTAATTGCAGGATTGGACCAACCTACTTCTGGAGAAATTGTTGCCAATGATGAAGTTGTTAAAAAACCATCCGGTGACAGAGCCGTAATTTTCCAACAATATTCTTTATTTCCTTGGTTAACTGTCCTTCAAAATGTAACTTTTGGTTTGGAAATGACCAAAAAGGGAAGCAAGGAAGAAAATATTGCAGCTGCTGAGAGATATTTGACAAGTGTTGGTTTAATTGACTTTAAGGATAGCTATCCTCATGAACTTTCAGGTGGTATGAAGCAAAGGGTTGCAATTATTAGATCTTTGCTTAATCATTCACCAATCTTACTTATGGATGAGCCATTTTCTGCATTGGATATGCAAAATAGACACAAGCTTCAAGAGCAACTGATTGGGGTTTGGAAAAGATTTGAAAATACAATTGTTTTTGTAACTCACGATGTTGATGAGGCCGTGTATCTTGCTGATAAAATTGTCATTATGGATAAAAATCCAGGTAAGATTGCAACTATCGTGGATGTAAATATTGAAAGACCAAGAAAAAGAGAATCTGAAGAATTCATAGCTCTTCAAGAATCCATTGTTGAAGGTTTGGATATGGGAGATTAG
- a CDS encoding ATP-binding protein has product MIEKEELIANFIKDELTDVPNILNKELSNNNMKFNSREELDEIKGYLDTFLKEDTSNKIIVLPGLRGVGKTTLILQAYEYLLKEKNIPPNNVLYISFDDLNDLVECNIRQMVEVYLKNIFHANLRNLDEKVFIFVDESQIDKKWASSGKVIYDKSYNIFMIFTGSSALHLERSDDLARRMRKKSITPLNYTQHLKLKYGIDVSCLSADLRDLIFGGDINNVLSSEFKANNLLTNCLDYSSTDWEEYFKFGGFPILFDKKSHREICEDLVEITQKVITKDMPQIKELSSENQSNAKRILRYLALQQPGELTQANLANYLKTSTANVNKILDLLEKTHLIFHCEPYGGSAKRVKKSWKYYFATPSIRHALSTKVGNPLLGSDDYEGFLLENLVASNLFNLSNNQFTNFTIYYDAYKKRNVDFLIQKDCENIIPIEVGRGKKKKLQIKHAINKYNCQYGIVVANNYSSVKKDDDVIYIPPKTFSFL; this is encoded by the coding sequence ATGATTGAAAAGGAAGAATTAATCGCAAATTTCATTAAAGATGAATTGACTGATGTTCCCAATATCTTAAATAAAGAGTTATCTAATAATAATATGAAATTCAACTCCCGAGAAGAATTGGATGAGATAAAAGGATACTTGGATACTTTTTTAAAAGAAGATACTTCAAATAAGATTATAGTTTTGCCAGGTCTTAGGGGTGTTGGCAAAACAACATTGATTCTACAGGCATATGAATATCTCTTAAAAGAAAAGAATATTCCTCCCAATAATGTATTATACATTTCCTTTGATGATTTAAATGATCTTGTTGAATGCAATATAAGACAGATGGTTGAAGTATACCTGAAAAACATATTTCATGCAAACTTGAGAAATTTAGATGAAAAGGTTTTCATATTCGTTGATGAATCACAAATCGATAAAAAATGGGCTTCCTCTGGAAAAGTAATATACGATAAATCATATAATATTTTCATGATATTTACAGGTTCTTCGGCTCTTCATTTGGAACGCAGTGATGATCTTGCAAGAAGAATGCGTAAAAAATCAATAACTCCTCTAAACTACACACAGCATTTAAAATTAAAATATGGTATTGACGTAAGTTGTTTGTCTGCTGATTTAAGAGATTTGATATTCGGTGGAGATATTAATAATGTTTTATCATCAGAATTTAAAGCAAATAACTTATTGACCAATTGCTTGGATTACTCTTCTACAGATTGGGAGGAATATTTTAAATTCGGTGGTTTTCCAATATTGTTTGACAAAAAGTCTCATCGGGAAATATGTGAGGATTTGGTTGAAATTACACAAAAGGTCATTACAAAAGACATGCCGCAAATAAAAGAGCTTTCATCTGAAAACCAATCCAATGCAAAGCGTATTTTAAGATATCTTGCTCTCCAACAGCCTGGAGAATTAACACAAGCGAATCTGGCAAATTACTTGAAAACATCAACTGCAAATGTAAATAAGATATTGGATTTGCTTGAAAAGACCCATCTGATTTTCCATTGTGAGCCGTATGGTGGTTCAGCCAAAAGGGTTAAAAAATCATGGAAATATTATTTTGCAACACCCAGCATCAGACATGCTCTGTCAACCAAAGTGGGAAACCCATTGCTTGGAAGTGATGATTATGAAGGATTCCTTCTTGAAAACCTAGTTGCATCAAATTTGTTTAACTTATCCAATAATCAATTCACAAATTTCACTATCTATTATGATGCCTATAAAAAAAGAAATGTTGATTTTCTGATTCAAAAAGATTGCGAAAACATCATTCCAATCGAGGTAGGTCGTGGAAAGAAAAAGAAACTACAGATTAAACATGCCATCAACAAATATAATTGTCAATATGGGATAGTGGTTGCAAATAACTACTCTTCTGTAAAAAAGGATGATGATGTAATTTATATACCTCCAAAAACATTTTCATTTTTATGA
- a CDS encoding carboxymuconolactone decarboxylase family protein — translation MKGDVYYGKGIRELKDSHQDLFELVSNINDTVWDGKVLDYKTQKLIAIGITASRADPRATKKQMRSAIEVLGITKEEIVDVLRVVLLTSGMPAFSKSLQILNSVVASIEEEENLE, via the coding sequence ATGAAAGGAGATGTATATTACGGTAAAGGTATAAGGGAGTTAAAAGATAGCCATCAGGACTTGTTTGAATTGGTATCTAACATTAACGATACTGTATGGGATGGTAAGGTTTTAGATTACAAAACTCAAAAATTAATTGCTATTGGTATCACTGCTTCCCGTGCAGATCCAAGAGCTACCAAAAAGCAAATGAGAAGTGCTATTGAAGTTTTGGGCATTACCAAAGAAGAGATTGTTGATGTTTTGAGGGTTGTATTATTAACTTCAGGTATGCCTGCATTTTCCAAATCACTTCAAATTCTAAATAGTGTTGTTGCATCTATTGAAGAAGAGGAAAATCTGGAATAA
- the cofC gene encoding 2-phospho-L-lactate guanylyltransferase yields the protein MDNIYAIIPVSKFKNAKTRLSPFLSEEEREKLLKVMLQDVTDTLKRYVDKIFIISRDEDVLTYAKSLKLDTILENENSNLNKALTQAMKFCKGKTRKVIIVPSDIPLIGKTNIAMLIEASKSLDFIIVPSKGGGTNMMIMKPMAIHTHFEGFSYKEHVNAAERKKLNPQVHDSLFMALDVNTAEDLGEIMIHGEKTHTRKYLKELKVQFEPFRGSERIKVTRAD from the coding sequence ATGGACAATATTTATGCAATAATTCCAGTAAGCAAATTCAAAAATGCAAAAACAAGGCTTTCTCCTTTTTTATCAGAAGAAGAAAGGGAAAAACTCCTGAAAGTAATGCTTCAGGATGTAACAGATACCTTAAAAAGATATGTCGATAAAATTTTCATAATCAGCAGAGATGAAGACGTCCTCACTTACGCTAAAAGCCTTAAATTGGATACTATTCTTGAAAATGAAAATTCCAATCTAAACAAAGCATTAACACAGGCAATGAAATTCTGCAAAGGTAAAACCCGAAAGGTCATAATTGTTCCATCAGACATCCCATTGATAGGAAAAACAAACATTGCCATGTTGATTGAAGCATCAAAAAGTCTAGATTTCATTATTGTCCCATCTAAAGGTGGAGGGACAAATATGATGATTATGAAGCCTATGGCTATTCACACTCATTTTGAAGGGTTCAGCTATAAAGAGCATGTCAATGCTGCAGAAAGGAAAAAACTAAACCCCCAAGTTCATGATTCACTATTCATGGCTTTGGATGTCAATACTGCAGAAGATTTGGGTGAAATCATGATTCACGGTGAAAAAACCCATACCAGAAAATATCTAAAAGAGTTGAAAGTGCAGTTTGAGCCTTTCCGTGGAAGTGAAAGAATTAAAGTTACAAGAGCTGATTAG
- a CDS encoding heavy metal translocating P-type ATPase — translation MKFQVMYDNGSRLRVRAGKWAFTKEEGYGLASLLLNQSFIYEVYTSHRNGSILIYYEEGIENKEKIFDILRGITLDDLFEAEPTQTQVSKEITDDFYLKLSKMIFKRLMGRLFLPIPIKNALTIFRALKYVSGGLDSLTSFRVDVALLDGAAVAGSLLLKQYQPASSMMFLLSISDELEDYTLQKAKSTLKDSLALNIDTVWIIGEDGEEKQCPVVDIDKGDKIKVHMGDVIPVDGKVIEGEGMVNEASMTGEPLAVHKRPGKTVHAGTVIEEGNLIVEVYSMNKETRLNKIIDLIENSEELKADTQSKAEKLADSIVPYSFIATALTYLITGNPTKALSVLMVDFSCAIKLTTPLSIISAMREASDNRMMIKGGKFLENYANADTIVFDKTGTLTNATPKVVDVIPMSKRYTRDEILTMAACIEEHFAHSIAAAIVKQAEKEGLKHEEDHSEVEYIVAHGIATEYDGKRAVIGSKHFLFDDEKVKITKTQEKKVNKAAKEHSVVYLAIDGKLEGIICIDDPVREEAKYVIEELKSLGIENIVMLTGDSESGAKAASKALGITEYRSQVLPEDKSRIVEEFKDEGKTVIMVGDGINDSPALAAADVSVSMKNSSDIAREVADISLLSDDLYDLVTLRKLSTGMLDKINDNYHNIVLVNGSLLVLGVFGVISPSTSSMIHNLSTMLFGAMSTKSVLKDEDYNKGIEVEAIEVADAS, via the coding sequence ATGAAATTCCAAGTAATGTATGATAACGGATCTCGTTTAAGGGTTCGTGCTGGCAAATGGGCCTTCACTAAAGAGGAAGGTTATGGTCTTGCTTCATTACTTTTGAATCAGAGTTTTATCTATGAGGTCTATACTTCTCATAGGAATGGTAGTATATTAATATACTATGAAGAGGGTATCGAAAATAAAGAGAAAATATTTGATATCTTGAGAGGAATTACATTGGATGATTTGTTTGAGGCTGAACCAACACAAACTCAAGTTTCAAAAGAAATCACTGATGATTTTTATTTAAAATTATCTAAAATGATTTTTAAAAGGTTAATGGGAAGATTGTTCTTACCAATACCTATCAAGAATGCCTTAACAATTTTCCGTGCTTTAAAGTATGTCTCTGGAGGCTTAGATAGTTTAACTAGTTTCCGTGTCGATGTTGCACTCCTTGACGGTGCAGCAGTTGCGGGTTCATTATTGTTAAAACAGTATCAACCAGCGAGCTCTATGATGTTCTTATTGTCAATTTCCGATGAACTTGAAGATTACACACTACAAAAAGCCAAATCAACACTCAAAGATAGTTTGGCTTTAAATATTGATACCGTTTGGATAATCGGTGAAGATGGTGAGGAAAAACAATGTCCTGTCGTGGACATTGATAAAGGAGATAAGATCAAAGTACATATGGGCGATGTAATTCCTGTTGATGGAAAAGTAATTGAAGGTGAAGGAATGGTTAATGAAGCGTCAATGACTGGCGAACCATTAGCCGTTCATAAAAGACCTGGAAAAACAGTTCATGCTGGAACTGTGATTGAAGAAGGAAACTTGATTGTTGAAGTCTACTCGATGAATAAGGAAACAAGATTAAATAAGATTATCGATTTAATCGAAAATTCTGAGGAGTTAAAGGCGGATACACAAAGTAAGGCTGAAAAGCTCGCAGATTCAATTGTTCCATATAGTTTCATTGCAACTGCTTTGACTTATTTAATTACAGGAAATCCAACAAAGGCATTATCTGTATTGATGGTTGATTTCTCCTGCGCAATCAAATTGACTACTCCATTGTCCATCATATCTGCTATGCGCGAAGCATCAGATAACAGAATGATGATTAAAGGTGGAAAATTCCTTGAAAATTATGCCAATGCAGATACAATTGTATTTGATAAGACCGGAACATTAACAAATGCAACACCTAAGGTTGTAGATGTTATTCCTATGTCTAAAAGATACACTCGTGATGAAATCCTGACTATGGCTGCGTGTATTGAAGAGCATTTTGCTCATAGTATTGCTGCCGCTATTGTAAAACAAGCTGAAAAAGAAGGTTTGAAGCATGAAGAAGACCACAGTGAAGTTGAATATATTGTAGCTCATGGTATTGCAACTGAATATGATGGCAAACGTGCCGTGATTGGTTCAAAACACTTCTTATTCGATGATGAAAAGGTTAAGATAACCAAAACTCAGGAGAAAAAAGTCAATAAAGCTGCCAAGGAACATTCTGTTGTTTATCTGGCAATTGATGGAAAGCTTGAGGGAATTATCTGTATTGATGATCCTGTACGTGAAGAAGCAAAATATGTTATTGAAGAACTTAAGTCTTTAGGCATTGAAAATATAGTGATGCTTACTGGAGACAGTGAAAGCGGTGCAAAAGCAGCTTCAAAAGCTTTAGGTATCACAGAATATAGGTCTCAAGTGCTTCCAGAAGATAAATCAAGAATTGTTGAAGAGTTTAAGGATGAAGGCAAGACTGTAATAATGGTCGGGGATGGAATTAATGATTCACCAGCGCTAGCGGCGGCAGATGTATCTGTTTCAATGAAAAATTCATCAGATATTGCTCGTGAAGTAGCAGACATATCATTATTGTCAGATGATTTATATGACCTTGTAACACTTAGAAAATTAAGTACTGGAATGCTGGACAAGATTAATGACAATTATCATAATATTGTATTGGTAAATGGTTCACTTCTTGTATTAGGTGTATTCGGTGTAATCTCCCCATCAACATCTTCAATGATACACAATTTGTCTACAATGTTGTTTGGAGCTATGAGTACCAAATCAGTTCTAAAAGATGAAGACTATAACAAAGGTATAGAAGTAGAAGCTATTGAAGTGGCTGATGCTTCTTAA
- a CDS encoding CPBP family intramembrane glutamic endopeptidase gives MNIHKKFFSKIGFNYLIFGLLALIFQIILVNILGFYDDKLLGNVNVLSILSGICNYILPLPIFIYLMRKIESKTLEKENINFKKFIIYIAISLTLMWIGNIAGLLITSLLSAATHSDISNPVVELINSSNIILNLLLISIIGPVFEELLFRKILIDRTIKYGAKVSIILSALLFAFFHGNVNQFFYAFLIGGFFAYVYIKTGKIKYSIALHIILNLMGSVVSLFVGEAGQAIAHNSFNMFDLSIVIIYFIVIIIAFLIGIYELINYKKAKFNGAKTEIYLKNPLKTVILNPGMIFFMIFFISEIIYQLL, from the coding sequence TTGAATATACATAAAAAATTTTTCTCAAAAATCGGATTCAATTATTTGATATTCGGACTGCTAGCGTTAATATTTCAAATAATACTGGTGAATATTTTAGGATTCTATGATGATAAATTACTTGGCAATGTTAATGTCTTGTCAATTTTATCTGGAATCTGCAATTATATACTACCATTGCCAATTTTCATTTATCTAATGAGAAAAATAGAATCGAAAACACTTGAAAAGGAAAACATTAACTTCAAAAAATTCATTATCTACATTGCCATTTCACTAACCCTGATGTGGATAGGTAACATTGCAGGCCTTTTAATCACATCATTACTTAGTGCAGCAACACATTCAGACATCTCAAATCCTGTTGTTGAACTGATAAATTCTTCAAACATCATATTGAACCTTTTGCTAATCAGCATAATAGGCCCCGTATTTGAAGAACTACTATTTAGGAAGATATTAATTGACAGAACTATAAAATATGGTGCAAAAGTATCCATAATACTTTCAGCATTGTTATTTGCATTTTTCCATGGAAATGTAAACCAATTCTTTTATGCATTCTTGATTGGTGGATTTTTCGCTTACGTATACATAAAAACAGGAAAAATAAAATACTCAATAGCATTGCATATTATTCTTAACCTGATGGGATCTGTAGTGAGTTTATTTGTAGGTGAAGCAGGCCAGGCAATTGCTCATAATTCCTTCAACATGTTTGATTTAAGCATAGTAATAATTTACTTTATTGTAATCATTATCGCCTTTTTAATTGGAATTTATGAATTGATAAACTATAAAAAGGCCAAATTCAATGGGGCAAAAACAGAAATATATCTAAAAAACCCTTTAAAAACAGTTATCTTAAATCCTGGAATGATATTTTTTATGATATTCTTCATTAGTGAAATCATATATCAATTGCTGTAA